Proteins from one Pseudomonas grandcourensis genomic window:
- a CDS encoding NAD-dependent epimerase translates to MKILVTGAAGFIGAHCVLRLLRDGHQVFGLDNFNSYYDPQLKHDRVRWVQEQARPFALSTIDLADATAMEALFAEEQPEVVIHLASQAGVRYSLENPRAYLDSNLSGFLNILESCRKHPVKHLIYASSSSVYGANQHTPYSVRDGVDHPLSLYAATKKSNELMAHSYSHLFGIPCTGLRFFTVYGPWGRPDMSPIQFARAIAEERPLKLFNYGEHQRDFTYIDDIIESITRLIDSPPRANARWDREQPDPATSMAPWRIFNIGGQHPVALKEYLALLEKHMGQKARVELLPLQPGDVLNTCADASDLARATDFQPRIELDEGLGRFVAWFRAYY, encoded by the coding sequence ATGAAGATTCTCGTCACCGGAGCGGCCGGCTTTATTGGTGCCCATTGCGTGCTGCGACTGCTGCGCGATGGACACCAGGTGTTCGGCCTGGACAACTTCAACAGCTACTACGACCCGCAACTCAAGCACGATCGTGTGCGTTGGGTGCAGGAGCAGGCACGCCCTTTCGCGCTCTCAACGATTGACCTGGCCGATGCCACGGCCATGGAGGCGCTGTTTGCCGAAGAACAACCCGAAGTGGTGATCCACCTCGCGTCCCAGGCCGGTGTGCGTTACTCCCTGGAAAATCCCCGGGCCTACCTGGACAGCAACTTGAGCGGCTTCCTGAACATCCTTGAAAGCTGCCGCAAGCACCCGGTCAAACACTTGATCTACGCCTCGTCCAGTTCGGTGTATGGCGCCAACCAGCACACACCGTACTCGGTACGCGATGGTGTCGATCATCCGCTGTCGCTGTACGCGGCGACCAAGAAGTCCAACGAACTGATGGCCCACAGCTACAGCCACCTGTTCGGTATTCCCTGTACCGGCCTGCGCTTCTTCACGGTGTACGGCCCTTGGGGACGGCCTGACATGTCGCCGATCCAGTTCGCCAGGGCCATCGCCGAAGAACGACCACTGAAGCTGTTCAACTACGGCGAACACCAGCGGGACTTCACCTACATCGACGACATTATCGAGAGCATCACGCGCCTGATCGATAGCCCGCCGCGAGCCAACGCTCGATGGGACCGCGAGCAACCGGACCCGGCCACGAGCATGGCGCCCTGGCGGATCTTCAACATCGGCGGCCAGCATCCGGTGGCGCTCAAGGAGTATCTGGCGTTACTGGAGAAACACATGGGGCAAAAAGCCCGGGTCGAGCTACTGCCTCTGCAACCCGGCGATGTCCTCAACACCTGCGCCGATGCCAGCGACCTGGCCCGCGCGACCGATTTCCAGCCAAGGATCGAGCTGGATGAGGGACTTGGGCGCTTCGTTGCCTGGTTCCGCGCTTACTACTAA